Proteins encoded by one window of Zerene cesonia ecotype Mississippi chromosome 8, Zerene_cesonia_1.1, whole genome shotgun sequence:
- the LOC119828747 gene encoding IQ and AAA domain-containing protein 1-like → MSSKTYNALICETSELIGEATQADEAVFEAGSAEKSTFYPLLSELRVRYTILIGRLDLVYDQIGQPQKRLIVKRLLEACLGRLLEIKHDWVELNLSDYTYDDDEALRRLNVTPLEAEPCVPQYFVRERQQEVDDRRQFITDVLRKLGHEPAKPRPLVLTEQQAVIIIQSHERARQGRLRGQFMKEIRLLKEKGRDQRGEMSSTAATAIQRVWRGFIARRATKKRKLQEQLLIGMEMLPYVESKEIKRAEEVKQTRRLLQQENQKEYQGALENIEDRLRAKHEAKITERISDELRRWITEYYDRTTRLPEFPSEDAGGSRAMFSRQGTGADSELSKLSPISSKDSKKSKDSKEKKSNKTDENKNKDKDELEDLYTFKCTASSFLQEIINTNEEYEDIWKYREDEDDLHEKYDAEMIEREKMAKIEQEIRNTVDDLMRTELDLLQAAFDRDRAHKGKKSKKPQKKVRRGGKKSKKKKEKDLTPDRTTESLFEELVTNGIIRPHPIVSIDDYIGEKSFVGAQWRCEGREPSPSLGDIRQLVKEYCILPLGSEYVRTHAPIVRSILLSGPSGSGKKMLVNAICSETGAMLFDLTPANIVGKYPGKSGLIMLIHLVMKVSRLLQPSVIWMDEAEKPFVKKIPKTDKTDPKRLKKDLVKIIKGICPEDRVIFIGTSRTPWEAEQKLLFQCYAKVIQIPKADYGSISLMWRTKLHRAGALSPRLDISCLSRVSDSYTIGTLIGALDSVLTTKRRLQLRVRSLTAQEIAVQLSAREPVYAEHDAAANAWWLKTPMERRRLRMLQKLQELEQENEERAAATK, encoded by the exons ATGTCATCTAAAACCTACAACGCATTAATTTGCGAAACATCCGAATTGATAGGAGAAGCGACTCAAGCGGACGAAGCGGTTTTCGAGGCTGGATCCGCTGAGAAATCGACGTTCTATCCATTGCTCTCTGAACTTCGAGTGAGATATACCATCCTGATTGGAAGATTGGACCTGGTGTACGACCAAATAGGGCAGCCACAGAAGCGCTTGATTGTTAAACGACTGCTGGAGGCGTGTTTGGGAAGACTGCTGGAAATAAAACATGACTGGGTCGAGCTCAATCTATCGGACTATAcgtatgatgatgatgag GCGTTACGAAGACTTAACGTCACCCCTCTAGAAGCAGAACCTTGTGTCCCACAATACTTCGTTAGAGAGAGACAGCAAGAAGTCGACGATCGACGTCAGTTCATTACAGATGTCCTAAGAAAGCTAGGACATGAGCCAGCTAAACCTAGACCACTGGTCCTCACAGAACAACAAGCTGTAATCATTATACAGAGTCATGAAAGAGCGAGGCAAGGGCGACTAAG AGGTCAGTTTATGAAGGAAATTCGTCTCCTGAAAGAGAAGGGAAGAGATCAGAGAGGCGAAATGTCCTCTACAGCAGCCACCGCCATTCAAAGAGTCTGGAGAGGGTTTATTGCTAGACGAGCCACTAAGAAAAGAAAGTTACAGGAACAACTCCTAATTGGAATGGAAATGCTCCCATATGTAGAATCCAAAGAGATAAAAAGAGCTGAAGAG GTGAAACAAACGCGCCGTCTATTGCAGCAAGAAAACCAGAAGGAATATCAAGGTGCATTAGAAAACATCGAGGATAGGCTTCGAGCAAAACATGAGGCTAAAATTACTGAGCGAATCAGTGACGAGCTAAGACGCTGGATCACAGAATATTACGATAGAACCACACGTCTGCCAGAATTTCCGTCCGAAGACGCTGGCGGCAGTCGCGCGATGTTTAGTAGACAAg GAACGGGTGCTGATAGTGAACTTAGTAAGCTCTCACCAATATCGTCTAAAGATTCGAAAAAAAGTAAGGACAgcaaagaaaagaaaagcaataaaacagatgaaaataaaaacaaagacaaAGACGAATTAGAAGatctttatacatttaaatgcaCAGCCTCATCATTTCTgcaagaaataataaacacaaacgagga ATATGAAGACATATGGAAATATAGAGAAGACGAGGACGACCTTCATGAGAAATATGATGCTGAAATGATAGAACGTGAAAAAATGGCAAAAATCGAACAAGAAATAAGGAACACTGTAGATGATTTGATGAGAACTGAACTCGATCTATTGCAAGCGGCGTTCGATAGAGACAGAGCTCATAAAGGAAAGAAGTCTAAAAAACCACAAAAGAAG GTCCGACGCGGTGGAAAAAAGagtaagaaaaagaaagagaaagaTCTTACGCCGGATAGGACAACAGAATCTCTTTTTGAGGAATTAGTTACCAATGGTATCATCCGACCCCATCCGATTGTTAGCATAGATGACTATATAGGTGAAAAGAGCTTTGTGGGAGCTCAATGGAGATGCGAAGGAAGGGAACCATCACCGTCCTTGGGAGACATACGGCAATTGGTGAAAGAATATTGTATTCTGCCTCTTGGTTCTGAATACGTCAGAACGCATGCGCCTATTGTtagatcaattttattatcag GGCCTTCTGGAAGCGGAAAGAAGATGCTTGTTAATGCTATTTGCAGTGAAACTGGTGCTATGTTATTCGATCTAACACCAGCTAATATAGTGGGAAAGTACCCTGGAAAATCAGGATTAATAATGTTGATACATTTGGTTATGAAAGTCTCAAGACTGTTACAGCCATCTGTTATATGGATGGATGAGGCTGAAAAGCCTTTTGTTAAGAAAATACCAAAAACGGATAAAACGGATCCGAAAAGATTGAAGAAAGATTTAGTGAAAATCATAAAAG GAATCTGCCCAGAAGATCGCGTTATATTCATCGGCACATCCCGAACACCATGGGAGGCGGAGCAGAAACTGCTGTTCCAATGCTACGCTAAAGTTATTCAGATCCCCAAAGCTGATTATGGCAGTATATCGCTTATGTGGCGCACAAAACTGCACAGAGCGGGCGCGCTATCTCCTAGATTAGATATATCTTGTTTATCCAGGGTATCCGATTCGTATACTATTG GTACACTAATAGGAGCCCTAGACTCTGTGCTTACAACCAAGCGAAGACTGCAGTTACGAGTACGATCACTGACTGCACAAGAAATAGCAGTCCAGTTAAGCGCTCGGGAGCCCGTGTACGCGGAACAC GATGCAGCAGCCAATGCGTGGTGGTTGAAGACACCCATGGAAAGGAGAAGGCTGCGAATGCTGCAGAAGTTACAGGAGTTAGAACAGGAAAACGAGGAGAGAGCTGCAGCCACTAAGTGA